Proteins encoded by one window of Methanobacterium sp. CWC-01:
- a CDS encoding potassium channel family protein produces MYVVIMGGGRVGLHLAQSLVTTGHDVTLIESDENLCATAAGEIDALIICGNGTDIKTLEESNIEDADVFVAATGNDEANLLSSILVKEYKIPKLIARVSNPDHEDAFHKVGIDVVVSPELTAASYLEKLITRPKIADLIVVGRGDAELLDISIQNPKAIGKRVGDLSPTNDYIIAAIHHNGQITIPHDDTVLAKNEKISVLVKTGAVKKVTSLFTK; encoded by the coding sequence ATGTATGTGGTAATAATGGGTGGCGGAAGGGTTGGTTTGCACCTGGCCCAATCTTTGGTGACTACTGGGCATGATGTAACTCTTATCGAAAGCGATGAGAATCTATGTGCTACTGCTGCCGGGGAAATAGATGCCCTGATAATCTGTGGTAATGGAACTGATATTAAAACCCTGGAAGAATCCAACATAGAAGATGCTGATGTCTTTGTGGCAGCCACTGGTAACGACGAGGCCAATCTGTTATCAAGCATTCTTGTAAAGGAATATAAAATCCCTAAACTCATAGCCAGGGTGAGCAACCCCGATCACGAGGATGCCTTTCATAAGGTGGGTATTGATGTCGTGGTCAGCCCTGAGCTAACAGCTGCCAGTTATCTGGAAAAACTCATAACCCGGCCTAAAATAGCTGATCTTATTGTGGTGGGCCGCGGAGATGCTGAACTTCTGGATATAAGCATCCAGAATCCTAAAGCCATCGGAAAACGAGTAGGAGATCTTAGCCCCACCAACGATTACATTATTGCAGCCATTCACCATAATGGCCAGATCACCATACCCCACGATGATACGGTGCTGGCCAAAAACGAGAAAATATCGGTTCTGGTAAAAACCGGGGCAGTTAAGAAGGTTACTTCTTTATTCACAAAATGA
- a CDS encoding DASS family sodium-coupled anion symporter, which produces MIFYIFINFFTEELNTNFKRIGIPLAIIAGLIIFLIPMEGLSSSGHAALALLVFAVIMWATETVPLPVTSMIILFAQPIIGVESFENAVIGFANPIIFLMIGGFIIAEAIRKSGLAQRLTYSMLNRVGTSSSRALLVSVFSTGIMSAWIENVVAFAMLVPVVREIVALMGCHQAEKGKSNFAKAMILGASFGSLAGGFGTEIGTAPNLMAAAYTNIPFVDWMIFGFPLAIMLMLVIWKLLGRVFPSEVKGIVGGKEVVSSKLKSMGPLSKDEKITAVILLFTIGLWVTAQFTGLNSYSIALIGATLYFIAGVINWQDAQKNIDWGLIIFFGGALSLGYALLNTGAAAWLIQDLLALMGSDPSTILIMVVLMVIAVVITQVMSNIALSAILVPLSVTLANAQGLAVGTYAVPVAIACSLSFLLPMADPTVAMAYGSGYVNIKEIFKAGLPLVIIGLILTIVVILTIAQPFLG; this is translated from the coding sequence ATAATTTTTTATATATTTATTAATTTTTTTACGGAGGAATTAAATACGAATTTCAAAAGAATAGGAATTCCTTTAGCAATTATTGCAGGACTTATAATATTTTTAATCCCCATGGAAGGTCTCAGTAGTTCGGGACATGCTGCTCTGGCTCTATTGGTCTTTGCCGTAATAATGTGGGCTACGGAAACTGTCCCGTTACCTGTAACTTCCATGATCATCCTGTTTGCTCAGCCCATAATAGGTGTCGAGAGTTTTGAAAACGCGGTGATTGGATTTGCCAACCCCATTATTTTCCTGATGATCGGTGGTTTCATCATCGCCGAGGCTATCCGTAAGAGTGGGCTTGCCCAACGTCTTACGTATAGTATGCTAAATCGAGTGGGAACTAGTTCTAGCCGGGCTCTTTTGGTGAGTGTATTTTCTACTGGGATCATGTCCGCTTGGATCGAGAATGTGGTAGCCTTTGCCATGCTGGTCCCGGTGGTAAGGGAGATTGTCGCCCTTATGGGATGTCATCAGGCTGAGAAAGGTAAAAGCAACTTTGCCAAGGCGATGATTTTAGGTGCATCATTTGGTTCCTTGGCCGGTGGTTTTGGCACTGAGATAGGTACTGCGCCTAACTTAATGGCAGCGGCTTATACTAATATACCCTTCGTAGACTGGATGATTTTCGGATTCCCATTGGCCATTATGCTCATGCTGGTTATCTGGAAACTTTTGGGTAGAGTATTTCCCTCTGAAGTTAAGGGTATAGTAGGTGGCAAGGAAGTAGTATCATCCAAACTAAAATCAATGGGTCCTCTCTCTAAGGATGAGAAGATAACGGCAGTTATACTTCTATTTACGATAGGGCTGTGGGTCACTGCCCAGTTCACAGGCTTAAACAGCTATTCCATTGCTCTTATAGGGGCCACCTTATACTTTATTGCCGGCGTTATAAACTGGCAGGATGCTCAGAAAAACATTGACTGGGGCCTCATAATATTCTTCGGAGGAGCTCTATCACTGGGATATGCCCTACTCAATACTGGTGCAGCGGCCTGGTTGATACAGGACTTACTGGCCCTGATGGGAAGTGATCCCTCCACCATCTTAATTATGGTGGTGCTGATGGTAATAGCGGTGGTAATTACCCAGGTGATGTCCAACATAGCCCTTTCTGCTATTCTAGTGCCTCTTTCGGTGACTTTGGCCAATGCACAGGGTCTTGCTGTGGGCACCTATGCGGTGCCAGTGGCTATTGCATGTTCATTATCATTCCTGCTCCCCATGGCCGATCCAACAGTGGCCATGGCCTATGGAAGTGGATACGTTAATATTAAAGAAATTTTCAAGGCAGGATTGCCCCTGGTAATTATAGGTCTAATTCTAACCATTGTGGTGATTCTTACCATAGCCCAACCATTCCTGGGCTAG